A region from the Chitinophaga sp. Cy-1792 genome encodes:
- a CDS encoding GreA/GreB family elongation factor — MCIFVRKEYGRLLLSVQCFGELAIPLPYQRFLLTVKTTIGVICLRTHRVFLTWKSQLSVFLCKLTANYDKDMAAQEMIGFKNSLKLLGQQIIENRIAAAQAAIDNAQEAANNESKSSAGDKYETGRAMGHLEKDMYTRQQAENLKELAQLKTVKADMHYTTARTGALIVCEAQYFFIAAGLGKQQVDDRQVFFLSPLSPLARVLLNKKAGDTFIFNKQEMVIIEIY; from the coding sequence GTGTGCATTTTCGTTAGGAAAGAATACGGTCGACTACTGCTATCTGTTCAATGCTTTGGAGAGCTGGCAATACCATTGCCTTATCAGCGTTTTCTGCTAACAGTAAAAACAACGATTGGGGTCATTTGTTTACGGACACACCGGGTATTTCTTACCTGGAAAAGCCAGCTATCCGTGTTTTTATGTAAATTAACCGCTAATTACGATAAAGATATGGCCGCGCAGGAAATGATCGGATTTAAAAACAGTTTAAAGCTGCTGGGGCAGCAGATTATAGAAAACCGTATTGCGGCGGCGCAAGCTGCTATTGACAATGCGCAGGAAGCGGCCAATAATGAAAGTAAAAGCTCTGCCGGTGATAAATATGAAACGGGTCGTGCCATGGGACATCTAGAAAAAGATATGTACACCCGCCAGCAGGCAGAAAATCTCAAAGAGCTGGCCCAGCTGAAAACAGTAAAGGCAGACATGCATTACACCACTGCCCGGACAGGTGCGCTGATCGTTTGCGAAGCACAATATTTTTTTATTGCAGCTGGCTTAGGTAAGCAGCAGGTAGATGACCGGCAGGTATTTTTCCTCTCCCCTTTATCGCCACTGGCGCGGGTATTATTGAATAAAAAAGCAGGTGATACCTTTATTTTTAATAAACAGGAAATGGTAATAATAGAAATTTATTAA
- a CDS encoding S41 family peptidase produces the protein MRSGILYILLIISLFPLPGKAQQATDKHVLSVADMQQDLDILYHAIKEIHPAYGLYTAPDSFHQCYKRTANAIQQPLSENEFIAAIYPLISALKCGHTQLRNSAGYKPTSADVLPRLPFQVLVQNNRAWITSFQAAELHTGDEILSINNVKVPDIIQHGSDLYAADGNNRTFKELFLSEYDGFEDACNKYYHLHPPYTITLKTAAGQVKTVTPGTAVTQTVKEVDNYQQWNTSTHTDYLPLRFLDNTATASFEVHSYQYEDTLIFSKAFKEIREKNIKNLIIDLRHNTGGDIRIAATLLTYLADSTFRMVGDLWARVPDPGNTRFNPWFDSLRSESYNESFKPLGIKKSGHYQMAFRQGFTDLLRPMAIAATDHYNGNLIVLIDGATFSSGAHTAAAIRQYCKKAVFIGRETAGGSEGCSGGAMQYLTLPHTHIGVEFPLLRVVSVLQHPVYGRGIMPDKVVHYTPMDIVTKHDADLELALKVISH, from the coding sequence ATGAGATCCGGCATCCTATACATACTACTGATTATTTCCCTTTTCCCATTACCCGGAAAAGCACAACAGGCAACAGACAAGCATGTACTTTCCGTTGCTGATATGCAACAGGACCTTGATATCCTATATCATGCCATTAAGGAAATCCACCCTGCCTACGGCCTGTATACCGCTCCTGACAGCTTCCATCAGTGCTATAAACGTACTGCTAACGCTATTCAGCAGCCATTATCGGAAAATGAATTTATTGCCGCTATCTATCCGCTCATCAGTGCATTAAAATGCGGCCATACCCAATTGAGAAATTCGGCAGGTTACAAACCCACCAGTGCCGACGTGCTGCCCAGGCTCCCTTTCCAGGTACTGGTACAAAACAACCGGGCATGGATAACCAGCTTCCAGGCAGCAGAACTGCATACCGGTGATGAGATTTTAAGTATCAACAACGTGAAAGTGCCGGATATTATTCAGCATGGGAGCGACCTATACGCCGCAGATGGCAACAACCGGACTTTCAAGGAATTATTTTTAAGTGAATATGATGGTTTTGAAGATGCCTGCAATAAATATTACCACCTGCACCCACCATATACCATTACGCTGAAAACAGCCGCAGGACAGGTTAAAACAGTAACTCCCGGCACGGCGGTTACCCAAACGGTGAAGGAGGTGGATAATTATCAGCAATGGAATACTTCCACCCATACAGACTATTTACCTTTACGTTTCCTGGATAACACTGCCACAGCCAGTTTCGAAGTACATAGCTATCAATATGAGGACACCCTTATATTCAGTAAGGCATTTAAAGAAATCCGTGAAAAGAACATCAAAAACCTTATCATCGACCTGAGACATAACACCGGTGGTGATATCAGGATTGCCGCGACATTACTGACATATCTCGCCGACAGCACATTCCGGATGGTGGGTGATCTCTGGGCACGCGTACCTGATCCCGGCAACACCAGGTTTAACCCCTGGTTCGATTCATTAAGAAGCGAGAGTTATAACGAGAGCTTTAAACCGCTGGGAATTAAAAAATCAGGTCACTATCAAATGGCCTTCCGGCAAGGCTTTACAGACCTGCTGCGTCCAATGGCTATCGCTGCTACAGACCATTATAATGGTAACCTCATCGTATTAATTGACGGGGCCACCTTTTCCTCCGGAGCACATACGGCAGCGGCTATACGTCAATATTGTAAAAAGGCTGTTTTTATCGGGAGAGAAACCGCTGGCGGCTCAGAAGGCTGCAGTGGCGGAGCTATGCAGTACCTCACCTTACCGCATACCCATATCGGGGTAGAGTTCCCCTTATTGCGGGTGGTATCCGTATTGCAACATCCGGTATATGGCCGCGGCATCATGCCTGATAAAGTGGTGCATTACACCCCGATGGATATCGTGACCAAACATGACGCGGACCTGGAACTGGCGCTGAAGGTAATCTCGCACTAG
- a CDS encoding ankyrin repeat domain-containing protein, which produces MKTILLLLTLSLPANGGKPITVNYMEQQTPETLIEQVSRNQLQAVEKALQGGANVNTKDEKGHTLLLLAVHGRQYEMAKLLVTHGADVNMQDEILDSPFLFAGATGQNDMLELFLAHGARFDVFNRYGGSALIPACERGHVETVRLLANTKGFPVDHINRLGWTGLLEAIILGDGSSKYQEIVAILKAAGSDMHIADGRGVTPLQHAQQAGYTAIIKILEAN; this is translated from the coding sequence ATGAAAACAATCCTGTTACTACTCACGTTATCATTACCGGCGAATGGCGGAAAGCCGATTACTGTAAATTATATGGAACAACAAACACCCGAAACACTTATTGAACAGGTATCACGAAACCAGCTGCAAGCAGTAGAAAAGGCACTGCAGGGTGGCGCCAACGTCAACACAAAGGACGAAAAAGGCCACACGCTCCTCTTGCTGGCCGTTCATGGCCGTCAATATGAAATGGCTAAATTACTGGTGACACATGGCGCGGACGTCAATATGCAGGATGAGATCCTGGACAGTCCCTTCCTCTTTGCCGGCGCCACCGGGCAAAACGATATGCTGGAGCTTTTTCTGGCACATGGCGCCCGTTTTGATGTTTTTAACCGCTACGGTGGTTCCGCGCTCATTCCAGCCTGCGAAAGAGGCCACGTGGAAACAGTCAGGCTGCTCGCCAATACCAAAGGCTTTCCTGTGGATCACATCAACCGGCTGGGATGGACAGGCCTCCTGGAAGCGATCATCCTCGGCGACGGCAGCAGTAAATACCAGGAAATAGTAGCCATACTGAAAGCCGCAGGAAGTGATATGCATATCGCCGATGGCAGAGGCGTCACACCGCTGCAACACGCGCAGCAGGCAGGATATACCGCCATCATTAAAATACTGGAAGCGAATTAA
- a CDS encoding GNAT family N-acetyltransferase encodes MSTVATLSGKNNVTLKAIEQRDLEEMALLANDPAIAANLRDSFPSPYTMQDAEAFYALIQEGKINHAWGIYYKDKIAGVITLTPQQDIYQHSAEIGYWLGAPFHGKGIMSEAVSLLTAYGFEAMHLLRIYAGVFAYNKASQQVLQKAGYHLEAIKKHAVIKNGVLHHEHLMVKMNIDEKKQG; translated from the coding sequence ATGAGTACAGTAGCTACACTTTCAGGAAAGAATAACGTTACCCTGAAAGCCATTGAACAACGTGACCTTGAAGAAATGGCCCTGCTGGCCAATGACCCCGCCATTGCGGCCAATCTCCGGGATAGTTTTCCGTCTCCCTATACAATGCAGGATGCGGAAGCTTTTTATGCGCTTATCCAGGAGGGAAAAATTAACCATGCATGGGGTATTTATTATAAAGATAAAATAGCGGGTGTTATCACCCTTACACCACAGCAGGATATCTACCAGCATTCTGCTGAAATAGGTTACTGGCTGGGCGCCCCATTCCACGGCAAAGGTATCATGTCTGAAGCGGTGTCTTTACTGACGGCTTATGGTTTTGAAGCCATGCACCTGCTGCGTATATACGCCGGCGTATTCGCCTATAATAAAGCCTCGCAGCAGGTCTTGCAGAAGGCAGGTTATCACCTGGAAGCAATAAAAAAACATGCGGTAATAAAGAACGGTGTATTACATCATGAACACCTGATGGTGAAGATGAATATAGATGAAAAAAAACAGGGATAA
- a CDS encoding RNA polymerase sigma factor codes for MNNLLSEEDLCELLAQGHPDAFRELYNRYWKKVYNIALNYLKQPQEAEDLVQNIFIKLWLKRNTIAGVQHLDAYLRVVTRNEIVSWFRKNQLSLIELDSNIPVSTDESQLPHAMAVSRESAALISKAIEQLPPQRRQVFKLSREQGLSYDQIASRTGIVRETVKKHIVRALSSIRQYLEVNK; via the coding sequence ATGAACAATTTGTTATCTGAAGAAGATTTATGCGAATTGTTAGCCCAGGGACATCCGGATGCTTTCCGTGAGCTGTATAACAGATACTGGAAAAAGGTATACAACATAGCACTGAATTATCTGAAACAGCCCCAGGAAGCGGAGGACCTCGTTCAGAACATCTTTATTAAATTATGGCTCAAACGCAATACCATTGCGGGCGTACAACATCTGGACGCTTACCTTCGCGTGGTTACCCGCAATGAGATAGTATCGTGGTTTCGTAAAAATCAACTTTCTCTTATTGAATTAGACAGTAACATTCCGGTTAGTACAGACGAAAGTCAGCTGCCACACGCAATGGCCGTATCACGTGAGTCGGCCGCCCTGATATCCAAAGCCATAGAACAATTGCCGCCCCAGCGCCGCCAGGTATTTAAACTAAGCCGTGAACAAGGCCTCTCGTACGACCAGATCGCATCCCGTACCGGTATTGTCCGGGAAACCGTAAAAAAACATATCGTACGCGCATTAAGCTCTATCCGTCAATATCTTGAAGTAAATAAATAA
- a CDS encoding DUF6265 family protein, which produces MKQIAVVLLFIIFSNNISAQSASDFKKLNWLEGKWMKTNVKPGRSGYEEWQRVSATSWKGTGISMRGQDTTFVEKLQLRIKDNYIYYVADVAENKELTWFKITHIGANGFTCEDPAHDFPKKIVYERTGKQLKVTTSGDGKSIEFLFEKE; this is translated from the coding sequence ATGAAACAAATAGCTGTAGTACTGCTCTTCATTATTTTTAGTAATAACATCTCCGCACAGTCAGCCAGCGATTTTAAAAAGCTGAACTGGCTGGAAGGGAAATGGATGAAGACCAACGTAAAGCCCGGCCGCTCCGGCTATGAAGAATGGCAGCGTGTTTCCGCTACTTCCTGGAAGGGAACAGGCATCAGTATGCGCGGACAGGACACCACCTTTGTAGAAAAATTGCAGCTGCGGATTAAAGACAATTATATATATTATGTAGCCGATGTGGCAGAAAACAAGGAACTTACCTGGTTTAAAATAACGCATATTGGCGCCAATGGCTTTACCTGTGAAGACCCTGCACACGATTTTCCTAAAAAGATCGTGTACGAACGAACTGGCAAACAACTAAAGGTAACAACATCCGGAGACGGTAAATCGATTGAGTTTCTATTTGAAAAAGAATAA
- a CDS encoding acyltransferase: protein MENNLLKSRQHFEALDGLRGLAALSIVVFHLYEFLVPDYTKSPIGHGYLAVDFFFCLSGFVIGYAYDERAPKLGNRLFFLNRLIRLHPMVIWGSVIGLLGYLFDPFTGAANMAEAGAGKIVLAFVCSLVLLPFPWLPGRGGGLFPYNTPAWSLLMEYVINIVYALVLVRVSKRVLLVLLVGAAAWLIAVARLRGWIITGWDQSTFFDGFARVTFSFLAGLTVFRCNLIIKNRLNFLLLAALLTGMFVFPHFNNDWITEMVIVMVIFPLLLALGAGMQVTGFLEKCCVFTGRLSYPLYMTHIWAVWLFGNYLYIGKPTPVAANIAAVAVFFGTVLLGYLVLRFYDEPLRRWLSGRLQSSYRPKKETATVGV from the coding sequence ATGGAAAACAACCTGTTAAAATCCAGGCAACATTTTGAAGCACTGGATGGATTACGCGGACTGGCAGCTTTATCGATTGTCGTGTTTCATCTGTATGAATTTCTCGTTCCCGACTATACGAAAAGCCCCATCGGTCATGGATACCTGGCGGTAGACTTCTTCTTTTGTCTCTCAGGTTTTGTGATAGGTTATGCCTATGATGAGCGTGCGCCCAAACTGGGCAACCGGCTTTTCTTCCTGAACCGGCTGATCCGCCTGCATCCGATGGTGATCTGGGGAAGTGTGATCGGTTTGCTGGGCTATCTTTTTGATCCTTTCACCGGCGCAGCCAATATGGCGGAAGCAGGTGCCGGCAAGATAGTGCTTGCCTTTGTATGTTCACTGGTGCTACTACCGTTTCCCTGGCTGCCTGGCCGTGGCGGCGGACTATTTCCGTATAACACCCCAGCCTGGTCGCTGCTGATGGAGTACGTCATCAATATCGTATATGCGCTGGTGTTAGTGAGGGTTTCCAAACGTGTTTTGCTGGTATTGCTGGTTGGCGCTGCCGCCTGGCTGATTGCCGTGGCCCGTCTCCGGGGCTGGATCATCACCGGCTGGGACCAGTCTACCTTTTTCGATGGTTTTGCCAGGGTAACGTTCTCCTTCCTGGCCGGGCTAACCGTTTTCCGCTGCAACCTGATTATTAAAAACAGGCTTAATTTCCTGTTGCTGGCGGCCTTGCTGACAGGCATGTTTGTGTTCCCGCATTTTAATAATGACTGGATCACCGAGATGGTGATTGTGATGGTGATATTCCCGCTGTTGCTTGCGCTGGGCGCAGGTATGCAGGTGACCGGATTCCTGGAGAAATGTTGTGTGTTTACCGGCAGGTTATCCTATCCGCTGTACATGACACATATCTGGGCGGTATGGCTTTTCGGCAATTACCTGTATATAGGGAAGCCGACGCCTGTAGCGGCCAATATTGCTGCTGTGGCCGTATTTTTCGGGACGGTGCTGTTGGGGTACCTGGTACTACGTTTTTATGATGAGCCGCTCAGACGCTGGTTGTCGGGCAGGTTACAGTCGAGCTATAGACCTAAAAAAGAAACGGCCACTGTTGGTGTTTAA
- a CDS encoding metalloregulator ArsR/SmtB family transcription factor — MSEHTCIREQANPAQIRDCRQKIAAGEAAFAQLSGILALAGNEVRLKILYLLEEEKELCPCDLSDILGMSIPAISQHLRKMKDGHIVQTRKAGQTIFYSVKPEHLKLLRPFFKLIDQLNTVAS; from the coding sequence ATGAGCGAGCATACCTGTATTCGTGAACAGGCAAACCCGGCACAGATAAGGGATTGCCGCCAGAAAATAGCTGCCGGTGAGGCTGCCTTTGCCCAGCTGTCGGGGATACTGGCCCTGGCTGGCAATGAAGTACGCCTGAAAATACTGTACCTGCTGGAAGAAGAAAAAGAGTTATGTCCATGTGACCTCAGCGATATACTGGGGATGAGCATCCCGGCTATTTCCCAGCACCTGCGTAAAATGAAGGATGGACATATCGTGCAAACACGCAAAGCCGGACAAACAATTTTCTATTCCGTGAAACCGGAACACCTGAAGTTATTGCGCCCGTTCTTTAAACTCATTGATCAGTTAAATACGGTGGCATCATGA
- the merTP gene encoding mercuric transport protein MerTP: MSNGKNTKALLGSGILLALTSSLCCIAPLLAIIGGAGGSMATFSWAAPLRPYLLGATALVLGLAFYQAYKAKPVSDCCAVTAKKSWLQSKGFLWTVAAMTVLLSSFPYYAKYLQSPAPVAKAAVTNTNHLQQVVLHIAGMGCEDCEGHVNKALQQLPGVHQVQTKYDKGISTVTFDSLLVSYQQLATTVERETGYKVMQQN, translated from the coding sequence ATGAGCAACGGAAAGAATACCAAAGCACTCCTCGGCTCCGGAATATTACTGGCACTCACTTCGTCTTTATGCTGCATAGCGCCGCTGCTGGCGATCATCGGCGGGGCAGGAGGGAGCATGGCCACATTTAGCTGGGCAGCACCACTGCGCCCCTATTTACTGGGCGCTACGGCCCTGGTATTGGGCCTCGCCTTTTACCAGGCGTATAAAGCCAAACCAGTGAGCGATTGCTGCGCAGTGACGGCAAAGAAAAGCTGGCTGCAGTCTAAAGGCTTCCTATGGACAGTTGCCGCCATGACGGTACTCCTGTCATCCTTTCCTTATTATGCAAAATATTTGCAATCGCCTGCACCGGTAGCCAAAGCTGCTGTAACGAATACGAATCACCTGCAACAGGTAGTATTACATATTGCAGGCATGGGTTGCGAAGACTGTGAAGGTCACGTAAACAAGGCTTTGCAGCAGCTGCCCGGGGTACACCAGGTTCAAACCAAATATGACAAAGGGATTTCCACCGTTACTTTTGATAGTCTGCTGGTATCTTACCAACAACTGGCTACGACGGTGGAACGTGAAACAGGTTATAAAGTAATGCAACAAAATTAA
- a CDS encoding GDCCVxC domain-containing (seleno)protein, translating to MSCSDIQLNSLLTCPHCGFQKNEVMPVDACQYFYVCTGCQQRLQPKAGDCCVYCSYGTVKCPPMQQGNCCC from the coding sequence ATGTCTTGCAGCGATATTCAATTAAATTCTCTGCTTACCTGCCCTCATTGCGGGTTTCAGAAAAATGAAGTAATGCCGGTAGATGCCTGCCAGTATTTTTATGTATGTACTGGTTGTCAGCAGCGGCTGCAACCCAAAGCCGGCGACTGCTGTGTGTATTGCAGCTATGGTACGGTGAAATGCCCACCGATGCAGCAAGGCAATTGCTGCTGCTAA